The Candidatus Deferrimicrobiaceae bacterium genome contains a region encoding:
- a CDS encoding helix-turn-helix transcriptional regulator, protein MARKEREYTALVKSVREQLGLSQEDLARELGVSFATVNRWENGQVKPSKLARAQLDAFCGRMIGEGKLKLSKKDL, encoded by the coding sequence ATGGCTCGGAAAGAGAGAGAATACACTGCCCTGGTGAAATCCGTTCGGGAACAGTTGGGACTCAGCCAGGAGGACCTGGCGCGGGAGCTGGGCGTCAGCTTCGCCACGGTCAACCGATGGGAGAACGGCCAGGTCAAGCCGTCGAAGCTGGCCAGGGCCCAGTTGGACGCCTTTTGCGGCCGGATGATCGGGGAGGGAAAGCTGAAGCTGTCCAAGAAAGACCTTTGA